In the genome of Acetobacter oryzifermentans, one region contains:
- the tyrS gene encoding tyrosine--tRNA ligase, which yields MVENGFKSSFMREAAARGFIFQCTDADALDALMAEKSVAAYIGFDPTADSLHVGSLIQIMMLRLLQKHGHRPIALVGGGTARIGDPSFREEARRLMTEDIIQTNLAGIEGCLRQFLTFGSGASEAVLVNNADWLDKLAYIDLLRDVGVHFSINRMLAFDSVKNRLEREQGLTFLEFNYSILQSYDFRELNRRMDVVLQLGGSDQWGNIISGVELVRRTDQKSVMGLTTPLLTTASGAKMGKTANGAVWLSEKRLPVFDYWQFWRNTEDADVGRFLRLFTELPLEECARLEALQGAEINEAKKVLATEATALCHGRNAALAAAEAARQTFEEGRVAAADLPVHEVAEADMAAGIPVFRLFAEAGLVKTNGEARRLVRGGGARLNNDVIQDENRLITQQDMVDGAIKLSAGKKHHVLVKVGGSA from the coding sequence ATGGTCGAGAACGGGTTTAAGAGTTCTTTCATGCGGGAGGCCGCTGCACGCGGCTTTATTTTCCAGTGCACGGATGCCGATGCGCTGGATGCGCTGATGGCAGAAAAATCCGTGGCGGCCTATATCGGGTTTGATCCTACGGCAGATAGCCTGCACGTTGGCAGCCTTATCCAGATTATGATGTTACGGCTGTTGCAAAAACACGGCCACCGGCCAATAGCGCTGGTGGGTGGCGGCACAGCCCGTATTGGTGATCCATCCTTCCGGGAAGAAGCCCGGAGGTTGATGACGGAAGATATCATTCAGACCAATCTGGCCGGTATAGAAGGTTGCTTGCGCCAGTTCCTCACCTTTGGTTCTGGTGCATCAGAAGCAGTGCTTGTGAACAATGCAGATTGGCTGGACAAGCTGGCCTATATTGACCTGCTGCGTGATGTGGGGGTGCATTTTTCTATCAATCGCATGCTGGCGTTTGATTCCGTAAAAAATCGCCTTGAGCGCGAGCAGGGGCTGACATTTCTGGAATTCAACTATTCCATTCTTCAGTCTTACGATTTCCGTGAATTGAACCGCCGCATGGATGTCGTGTTGCAGCTTGGCGGGTCAGATCAATGGGGCAACATTATTTCTGGTGTGGAACTGGTGCGCCGCACAGACCAGAAGAGCGTTATGGGGCTAACTACACCACTGCTTACAACGGCATCTGGTGCCAAAATGGGCAAGACAGCCAACGGTGCCGTGTGGCTTTCTGAAAAACGTTTACCAGTGTTTGATTACTGGCAGTTCTGGCGCAACACGGAAGATGCAGATGTAGGCCGTTTTCTGCGGCTGTTTACCGAACTGCCGCTTGAAGAATGTGCACGTCTGGAAGCCCTGCAAGGCGCGGAAATTAACGAAGCCAAGAAAGTTCTGGCAACAGAAGCAACGGCTCTATGTCATGGACGCAATGCGGCCTTGGCTGCGGCAGAAGCTGCCCGCCAGACGTTTGAAGAAGGCCGCGTAGCTGCGGCAGATCTGCCGGTGCATGAAGTGGCAGAGGCCGATATGGCCGCAGGCATTCCAGTTTTTCGCCTGTTTGCAGAAGCAGGGTTGGTTAAAACAAATGGGGAAGCTCGGCGTTTGGTACGAGGTGGCGGGGCGCGCCTTAATAATGATGTGATACAAGATGAAAATAGGCTGATTACACAGCAGGATATGGTGGATGGAGCCATCAAACTTTCTGCTGGTAAAAAACATCATGTTCTGGTGAAGGTTGGGGGTTCAGCCTGA
- the tldD gene encoding metalloprotease TldD gives MSSSSQHPGALAVTDQLFFHRPDAQLHKDDAEKLTKTALAGMEDGELFLEYRESEGIALDDGVIRSASFNTSSGFGLRAVLGEETGFAHSDELSRSSLLRAVDAVSAVRAGRSGQMAAPPRATNQRLYTDANPLGDSDFATRSGLLSKIDAYARGKDNRVVQVMASLSGEWQAVQIMRADGTRAADLRPLVRLNVSVVVEHDGKRESGSYGLGGRYEINRLLNEETWQGAVDEALRQALVALEAQPAPAGAMEVVLGAGWPGILLHEAVGHGLEGDFNRKGTSVFAGRIGKRVASPGVTVVDDGSLPDRRGSLTIDDEGTPTGRTVLIEDGILQGYLQDRLNARLMGMAPTGNGRRQSYAHMPLPRMTNTIMQPGSSTTEEMISSVKRGLYAVHFGGGQVDITSGKFVFAASEAYLIENGRVTAPVKGATLIGSGAEAMTQVSMIGGNLELDPGIGTCGKAGQGVPVGVGQPALKMTGLTVGGTA, from the coding sequence ATGTCTTCTTCCTCTCAGCATCCGGGTGCTCTCGCCGTTACGGACCAGCTGTTTTTTCATCGCCCAGACGCACAACTGCATAAAGATGATGCGGAAAAGCTGACAAAAACGGCATTGGCCGGAATGGAGGATGGTGAACTTTTTCTGGAATACAGAGAAAGTGAAGGCATTGCATTGGACGATGGTGTTATCCGTTCGGCATCCTTTAATACCAGCAGCGGATTCGGTCTGCGCGCTGTATTGGGGGAAGAAACGGGTTTTGCCCATTCGGATGAACTCAGCCGGTCTTCCTTATTGCGTGCTGTAGATGCTGTAAGCGCTGTGCGTGCCGGACGCTCAGGCCAGATGGCAGCACCGCCACGGGCCACCAACCAGCGGCTTTACACAGACGCCAACCCGCTGGGTGATAGCGATTTTGCAACCCGTTCTGGCCTGCTTTCAAAAATAGATGCCTATGCGCGGGGCAAAGATAATCGTGTGGTGCAGGTTATGGCCTCCCTTTCGGGGGAATGGCAGGCTGTGCAGATTATGCGGGCCGATGGCACACGTGCGGCAGATTTGCGCCCCTTGGTGCGGCTGAATGTATCTGTTGTGGTGGAACATGATGGCAAGCGTGAAAGCGGAAGTTACGGGCTAGGTGGCCGGTATGAGATCAACCGCTTGCTGAATGAAGAAACATGGCAGGGCGCTGTGGATGAGGCATTGCGGCAAGCATTGGTTGCATTAGAAGCACAACCCGCACCAGCAGGTGCCATGGAGGTTGTGTTAGGCGCAGGTTGGCCCGGCATTTTGCTGCATGAGGCCGTTGGCCACGGGTTGGAGGGGGATTTCAACCGCAAAGGCACATCCGTATTTGCTGGGCGCATCGGTAAGCGTGTGGCTTCCCCCGGGGTTACGGTTGTGGACGATGGATCTCTACCCGACCGGCGCGGCAGCCTGACTATTGATGATGAGGGCACGCCCACAGGCCGCACGGTGTTGATTGAAGACGGTATTTTGCAGGGGTACCTGCAGGATAGGCTGAATGCACGCTTGATGGGCATGGCGCCTACAGGAAATGGGCGTCGCCAGTCATACGCGCATATGCCTTTGCCGCGCATGACCAACACCATCATGCAGCCCGGGTCTTCTACAACGGAGGAAATGATCTCATCCGTAAAGCGTGGCCTGTACGCGGTGCACTTTGGGGGGGGGCAGGTGGATATCACCTCAGGCAAGTTTGTGTTTGCCGCATCTGAAGCTTATCTGATTGAAAATGGCCGTGTAACGGCACCTGTAAAAGGTGCTACCCTGATTGGAAGCGGGGCGGAGGCCATGACGCAGGTTTCCATGATTGGCGGCAATCTGGAGCTAGACCCCGGTATCGGCACCTGCGGTAAAGCCGGGCAAGGCGTGCCGGTTGGGGTGGGCCAGCCTGCCCTTAAAATGACTGGCCTGACCGTAGGCGGCACAGCTTAA
- a CDS encoding histidine phosphatase family protein has product MNEIRDLPKVLPSSQDHFLDGPKLAPGITRFWLIRHALVEENARMCMYGAMDVPLCPDSLIAQRPMYRALAERLPKPAHWLVSPLSRTQRTAQAVQEAGYGPAKLTVEPDLIEQNLGSWQGLPYEELPQYLNLAPHPFWAVGATECPPEGESMIDVCARVGRLLDRLAEKYAQQDIIAVTHGGVVRAALAHALRIHAETALHFSVQNLALTILERLDVGWRVVTVNELPGV; this is encoded by the coding sequence ATGAACGAAATAAGAGACCTTCCCAAAGTTTTACCTTCATCTCAGGATCATTTTCTGGATGGCCCTAAATTGGCGCCGGGTATTACGCGTTTCTGGCTGATCCGCCACGCATTGGTGGAAGAAAATGCCCGTATGTGCATGTACGGCGCAATGGATGTGCCTTTGTGCCCCGATAGCCTTATTGCGCAACGCCCTATGTATCGGGCTTTGGCAGAACGCCTGCCTAAGCCAGCACATTGGCTTGTAAGCCCGTTATCTCGCACACAACGCACAGCGCAGGCCGTGCAGGAAGCTGGCTATGGCCCCGCCAAGCTGACAGTAGAGCCAGATCTGATTGAACAGAATCTAGGCTCATGGCAGGGCCTGCCTTATGAGGAACTGCCCCAGTATCTTAATCTTGCACCGCATCCGTTCTGGGCTGTTGGGGCAACGGAATGCCCGCCAGAGGGTGAAAGCATGATTGATGTCTGCGCGCGCGTGGGCCGCTTGCTGGACAGGCTGGCAGAAAAATATGCGCAGCAGGATATTATAGCGGTAACGCATGGTGGCGTAGTGCGTGCGGCATTGGCCCATGCCTTGCGCATTCATGCGGAAACAGCACTTCATTTTTCCGTGCAGAATCTGGCGCTAACCATTCTGGAACGTTTGGACGTGGGCTGGCGCGTTGTAACTGTAAATGAATTGCCCGGCGTATAA